The following are encoded in a window of Streptomyces sp. Go-475 genomic DNA:
- a CDS encoding class I SAM-dependent methyltransferase, which yields MRADLPEFLQATRASYDAVAEAYAAEHPDSLAGRPLESALLTVFVELARLPGGSGQAPVADLGSGPGYVTARLHALGLPVFGVDVSPRMVALARRAHPELRFHVGSMTALDLPDRTLGGIVALYSIIHVPDDQLPSVFAEFHRVLVPGAPVLLAFQSGDEGGHLRVTERFGQEISLDYHWRTPDAVAGHLAAAGLDLYARVLREPEGEEQRPRAFLLARKPLLPAGSVTDRPA from the coding sequence GTGCGCGCCGACCTCCCCGAGTTCCTCCAGGCCACCCGGGCCTCGTACGACGCCGTCGCCGAGGCCTACGCCGCCGAGCACCCCGACAGTCTGGCCGGGAGACCGCTGGAGAGCGCGCTGCTGACCGTCTTCGTGGAGCTGGCCCGGCTGCCCGGGGGGTCCGGGCAGGCCCCGGTCGCCGACCTCGGCAGTGGTCCGGGGTACGTGACGGCCCGGCTGCACGCGCTCGGGCTGCCGGTGTTCGGGGTCGACGTCTCGCCCCGCATGGTCGCCCTGGCCCGCCGGGCGCACCCGGAGCTGCGCTTCCACGTCGGTTCGATGACGGCCCTGGACCTGCCGGACCGGACGCTCGGGGGGATCGTCGCGCTGTACTCGATCATCCACGTGCCGGACGATCAGCTGCCGTCGGTCTTCGCCGAGTTCCACCGCGTCCTGGTGCCGGGCGCGCCCGTGCTGCTCGCCTTCCAGTCCGGGGACGAGGGCGGGCACCTGCGGGTGACGGAGCGCTTCGGGCAGGAGATCTCGCTCGACTACCACTGGCGCACCCCGGACGCGGTCGCCGGGCACCTCGCCGCGGCGGGCCTGGACCTCTACGCCCGCGTCCTGCGTGAGCCCGAGGGCGAGGAACAGCGGCCCCGCGCCTTCCTCCTGGCCCGCAAGCCCCTGCTGCCGGCCGGGTCGGTCACCGACCGGCCCGCCTGA
- a CDS encoding M20 family metallopeptidase: MSLESEVDLPGGAVLPGALPDALRAELIAFRRDLHMHPELGNQEFRTTAAIKERLEEAGLKPRVLSVGTGLVCDIGVPGEQWDGGPSMLALRADIDGLPIPDTKSECPYRSTVPDRAHACGHDVHTTVVLGAGLVLAELHKQGLMPRPVRLIFQPAEEVLPGGAADVIDCGALEGVGAIVAVHCDPRVDAGKIGLREGPITSACDRLEISLDGPGGHTARPHLTTDLVTAAARVVTDVPALVGRRFDSRSGLAITWGRIESGHAPNVIPQHAELSGTVRCLDIEAWRTAPDVVVAAIDEVANLHRAKSEINYVRGVPPVVNEPGVTELLRDAMIARRGVESVEGTEQSLGGEDFSWYLEHVPGAMARLGVRTPGERHVRDLHQGDFDVDESAITVGVELFTAAALVNGLR; the protein is encoded by the coding sequence ATGTCACTGGAGTCAGAGGTCGATCTTCCCGGGGGAGCCGTACTCCCCGGTGCCCTGCCCGACGCTCTGCGCGCCGAGCTCATCGCGTTCCGACGTGACCTGCACATGCACCCGGAACTCGGCAATCAGGAGTTCCGCACCACCGCGGCGATCAAGGAGCGGCTCGAGGAGGCCGGCCTCAAGCCGCGCGTCCTCTCCGTCGGGACCGGACTCGTCTGTGACATCGGCGTACCGGGCGAGCAGTGGGACGGCGGTCCCAGCATGCTCGCGCTGCGGGCCGACATCGACGGCCTGCCCATCCCGGACACCAAGTCCGAGTGCCCGTACCGCTCGACCGTGCCCGACCGCGCGCACGCCTGCGGCCACGACGTGCACACCACCGTCGTCCTCGGCGCCGGACTCGTCCTCGCCGAACTGCACAAGCAGGGCCTGATGCCCCGCCCCGTCCGGCTGATCTTCCAGCCCGCCGAGGAGGTGCTGCCCGGCGGCGCCGCCGACGTCATCGACTGCGGGGCGCTGGAAGGGGTCGGCGCGATCGTCGCCGTGCACTGCGACCCGCGCGTGGACGCGGGGAAGATCGGGCTCCGCGAGGGCCCCATCACCTCCGCCTGCGACCGGCTGGAGATCTCCCTGGACGGCCCGGGCGGGCACACCGCGCGCCCCCACCTCACGACCGACCTGGTCACCGCGGCCGCCCGCGTCGTCACCGACGTGCCCGCCCTGGTCGGCCGGCGCTTCGACAGCCGCAGCGGGCTCGCCATCACGTGGGGCCGGATCGAGTCGGGGCACGCGCCGAACGTGATCCCGCAGCACGCCGAGCTCTCCGGCACCGTGCGGTGCCTCGACATCGAGGCGTGGCGGACGGCCCCCGACGTCGTCGTCGCGGCGATCGACGAGGTCGCCAACCTGCACCGCGCCAAGTCGGAGATCAACTACGTGCGCGGCGTCCCGCCCGTCGTCAACGAGCCCGGCGTCACGGAGCTGCTGCGCGACGCGATGATCGCCCGGCGCGGGGTCGAGTCCGTCGAGGGCACCGAGCAGAGCCTCGGCGGCGAGGACTTCTCCTGGTACCTGGAGCACGTCCCCGGCGCGATGGCCCGCCTCGGCGTCCGCACCCCCGGCGAGCGTCACGTCCGCGACCTCCACCAGGGCGACTTCGACGTGGACGAGTCGGCGATCACGGTAGGCGTCGAACTCTTCACGGCGGCGGCCCTGGTCAACGGCCTCCGATAA
- a CDS encoding BMP family ABC transporter substrate-binding protein, whose product MRRISKLTRVAVGVASLGLVATACGGTSSESGGSDTKDDKGLAIAYDIGGKGDQSFNDAAYAGLTKAKDEFGYTTADIEPTEGETDADKEQRLASLAKQGYNPVIGVGFAYGPAMKNVASKYPDTTFGIVDSVVEGKNVASLVFAEEQASYLAGVAAAKATKSNTVGFVGGVDIPLIHKFEAGYKQGVQDTSGGKVKVISQYLTQTAEEGGFSSPDKGKAAAEGQIEKKADVVYQAAGLSGQGVIEAAAKAKVWAIGVDSDQYKQAALAPYKQYILTSALKDVGGAVYALAKSVHDDKPLTGTQTFDLKVNGVGLSESNPEFGKIAGLKDAVDKAKEGITDGSIKVKTE is encoded by the coding sequence ATGCGTCGGATATCCAAACTGACCCGCGTCGCGGTGGGGGTCGCGTCGCTGGGACTCGTCGCCACGGCCTGTGGCGGCACCAGCAGTGAGAGCGGCGGCAGCGACACCAAGGACGACAAGGGCCTCGCCATCGCCTACGACATCGGCGGCAAGGGTGACCAGTCCTTCAACGACGCCGCCTACGCCGGCCTGACCAAGGCCAAGGACGAGTTCGGCTACACGACCGCCGACATCGAGCCCACCGAGGGCGAGACCGACGCCGACAAGGAACAGCGCCTGGCCTCCCTCGCGAAGCAGGGCTACAACCCGGTCATCGGTGTCGGCTTCGCCTACGGCCCCGCGATGAAGAACGTGGCCTCCAAGTACCCGGACACCACCTTCGGCATCGTCGACTCCGTCGTCGAGGGCAAGAACGTCGCCTCCCTCGTCTTCGCCGAGGAGCAGGCCTCGTACCTCGCCGGCGTCGCCGCCGCCAAGGCCACCAAGTCGAACACCGTCGGCTTCGTGGGCGGTGTCGACATCCCGCTGATCCACAAGTTCGAGGCCGGCTACAAGCAGGGCGTCCAGGACACCAGCGGCGGCAAGGTCAAGGTCATCTCCCAGTACCTGACCCAGACGGCCGAGGAGGGCGGCTTCTCCAGCCCCGACAAGGGCAAGGCCGCCGCCGAGGGTCAGATCGAGAAGAAGGCCGACGTCGTCTACCAGGCGGCCGGTCTCTCCGGCCAGGGCGTCATCGAGGCCGCCGCCAAGGCGAAGGTCTGGGCGATCGGCGTCGACTCCGACCAGTACAAGCAGGCCGCCCTCGCCCCGTACAAGCAGTACATCCTCACCTCCGCCCTCAAGGACGTCGGCGGCGCGGTCTACGCGCTGGCCAAGTCCGTGCACGACGACAAGCCGCTGACCGGCACCCAGACCTTCGACCTGAAGGTCAACGGCGTCGGACTCTCCGAGTCCAACCCGGAGTTCGGCAAGATCGCCGGGCTCAAGGACGCCGTGGACAAGGCCAAGGAAGGCATCACCGACGGCTCCATCAAGGTCAAGACCGAGTAG
- a CDS encoding BMP family ABC transporter substrate-binding protein, with the protein MRRISRITVAGAATASLALALSACGGTSTSAGSSDSKGDKGLAIAYDVGGKGDQSFNDAAYAGLEQAKKEFGYQTADLEPTEGETDADKEQRLVSLAKQGYNPVIGVGYAYAAAIKGASEKFPKTTFGIVDDATINAKNVADLVFSEEQASYLAGVAAAKSTKSNVVGFVGGVDIPLIHKFQAGFEQGVKDTNPKVKVLSQYLTQTAEEGGFSSPDKGKTAAEGQIEKKADVVYAAAGLSGQGVIEAAAANKVWAIGVDSDQYQQEALAKYKDSILTSAMKDVAKAVYNLAKSVEDGKPETGIVRGDLKTGEVSLSNSNPKFADDAELQAAIKTAKEKIISGEIKVKSS; encoded by the coding sequence ATGCGCCGGATTTCCCGGATCACGGTCGCAGGCGCAGCGACCGCCTCCCTGGCCCTCGCGCTCTCCGCCTGCGGCGGCACCTCGACCTCCGCCGGGTCGTCGGACTCGAAGGGCGACAAGGGCCTCGCCATCGCGTACGACGTCGGCGGCAAGGGCGACCAGTCCTTCAACGACGCGGCCTACGCGGGCCTGGAGCAGGCGAAGAAGGAGTTCGGGTACCAGACGGCCGACCTGGAGCCCACCGAGGGCGAGACGGACGCCGACAAGGAGCAGCGCCTGGTCTCGCTCGCGAAGCAGGGCTACAACCCGGTCATCGGCGTCGGCTACGCCTACGCCGCGGCCATCAAGGGCGCCTCCGAGAAGTTCCCGAAGACCACCTTCGGCATCGTCGACGACGCCACCATCAACGCCAAGAACGTCGCCGACCTGGTCTTCAGCGAGGAGCAGGCCTCCTACCTGGCCGGTGTCGCCGCCGCCAAGAGCACCAAGTCGAACGTCGTCGGTTTCGTCGGCGGCGTGGACATCCCGCTGATCCACAAGTTCCAGGCGGGCTTCGAGCAGGGCGTCAAGGACACGAACCCGAAGGTCAAGGTCCTCTCCCAGTACCTGACCCAGACGGCGGAGGAGGGCGGCTTCTCCAGCCCCGACAAGGGCAAGACGGCCGCCGAGGGCCAGATCGAGAAGAAGGCCGACGTGGTCTACGCGGCCGCGGGCCTGTCCGGCCAGGGCGTGATCGAGGCCGCCGCCGCCAACAAGGTGTGGGCCATCGGTGTGGACTCCGACCAGTACCAGCAGGAAGCCCTCGCCAAGTACAAGGACTCGATCCTGACCTCGGCGATGAAGGACGTCGCCAAGGCGGTGTACAACCTGGCGAAGTCGGTCGAGGACGGCAAGCCCGAGACCGGTATCGTTCGTGGCGATCTGAAGACCGGCGAGGTGAGCCTGTCGAACTCCAACCCGAAGTTCGCGGACGACGCCGAGCTCCAGGCAGCCATCAAGACGGCCAAGGAGAAGATCATCAGCGGCGAGATCAAGGTCAAGAGCAGCTGA
- a CDS encoding ABC transporter ATP-binding protein, translated as MTAVELAGITKRFPGVVANHDIHLSVRKGTVHALVGENGAGKSTLMKILYGMQKPDEGTIAVDGEQVSFSSPADAIVRGIGMVHQHFMLADNLTVLENVVLGSEKLHGIGAKARRKIKELSDRYGLGVEPDLLVEELGVAARQRVEILKVLYRGARTLILDEPTAVLVPQEVDALFANLRELRSEGLSVIFISHKLGEVLSVADEITVIRRGTTVGTAVPAETTPRQLAEMMVGSELPTPETAESTVTDRPVISVDKLRLTAPGGKALLDDISFTIHAGEVLGIAGVEGNGQTELVDALIGLKAADSGTIRLADEEITGWATRKRREQGIGYIPEDRHRHGLLLEAPLWENRILGHVTEKPLAKGVWLDPKAAQEDTRRIVEAYDVRTPGIDVTAASLSGGNQQKLIVGREMSHKPRFLIAAHPTRGVDVGAQAAIWDHIREARREGLAVLLISADLDELIGLSDTLRVIYNGKLVADADPATITPEELGSAMTGAVTGHLEHDETAAETPETPAKAPEAPESPESPEDEAR; from the coding sequence GTGACCGCTGTCGAACTCGCCGGGATCACCAAGCGTTTCCCGGGCGTCGTGGCCAACCACGACATCCACCTCAGCGTCCGCAAGGGCACCGTCCACGCCCTCGTCGGCGAGAACGGCGCCGGCAAGTCCACGCTGATGAAGATCCTCTACGGCATGCAGAAGCCGGACGAGGGCACCATCGCCGTCGACGGCGAGCAGGTCAGCTTCTCCTCCCCGGCCGACGCCATCGTCCGCGGCATCGGCATGGTCCACCAGCACTTCATGCTCGCCGACAACCTCACGGTCCTCGAGAACGTCGTCCTCGGCAGCGAGAAGCTCCACGGCATCGGCGCCAAGGCCCGCCGCAAGATCAAGGAGCTGTCCGACCGCTACGGCCTCGGCGTCGAGCCCGACCTCCTGGTCGAGGAGCTCGGCGTCGCCGCCCGCCAGCGCGTGGAGATCCTCAAGGTCCTCTACCGCGGCGCCCGCACCCTCATCCTGGACGAGCCGACCGCCGTGCTCGTGCCGCAGGAGGTCGACGCCCTCTTCGCCAACCTGCGCGAACTGCGCTCCGAGGGCCTGTCGGTCATCTTCATCTCGCACAAGCTCGGCGAGGTGCTCTCCGTCGCCGACGAGATCACCGTCATCCGCCGCGGCACCACCGTCGGCACGGCCGTCCCCGCCGAGACGACACCCCGTCAGCTCGCCGAGATGATGGTCGGCAGCGAGCTGCCCACGCCCGAGACGGCCGAGTCCACGGTCACCGACCGCCCGGTCATCAGCGTCGACAAGCTGCGCCTGACCGCCCCCGGCGGCAAGGCCCTGCTGGACGACATCAGCTTCACCATCCACGCGGGCGAGGTCCTCGGCATCGCCGGCGTCGAGGGCAACGGACAGACCGAACTCGTCGACGCGCTCATCGGCCTGAAGGCCGCCGACTCCGGCACGATCCGGCTCGCCGACGAGGAGATCACCGGCTGGGCCACCCGCAAGCGCCGCGAGCAGGGCATCGGCTACATCCCCGAGGACCGGCACCGCCACGGCCTGCTCCTGGAGGCCCCCCTCTGGGAGAACCGCATCCTCGGCCACGTCACCGAGAAGCCGCTGGCCAAGGGCGTCTGGCTGGACCCGAAGGCGGCCCAGGAGGACACCCGCCGCATCGTCGAGGCCTACGACGTGCGCACCCCCGGCATCGACGTCACCGCCGCCTCCCTGTCCGGCGGCAACCAGCAGAAGCTGATCGTCGGCCGCGAGATGAGCCACAAGCCGCGCTTCCTCATCGCCGCCCACCCCACCCGGGGCGTGGACGTCGGCGCCCAGGCCGCCATCTGGGACCACATCCGCGAGGCCCGCCGCGAGGGCCTGGCCGTGCTGCTGATCTCCGCCGACCTGGACGAGCTGATCGGCCTGTCCGACACGCTCCGCGTGATCTACAACGGCAAGCTGGTCGCGGACGCCGACCCGGCCACCATCACCCCCGAGGAACTCGGCTCGGCCATGACCGGTGCCGTGACCGGGCACCTCGAGCACGACGAGACCGCCGCAGAGACCCCCGAGACCCCGGCAAAGGCCCCCGAGGCGCCCGAGTCCCCCGAGTCTCCGGAAGACGAGGCCCGCTGA
- a CDS encoding ABC transporter permease translates to MKKFDKERVLLAVAGPVIALAVAFVLSAIVLVASGKNPVEPFALMFEQASFSDIQVLIINQASMYYIAALAVAIGFRMNLFNIGVDGQYQLAAMMAAIVGAHMNLPAVIQVPLLLLTAVLTGAFWSGIAGVLKVTRGVSEVVATIMLNAIATSVIAYLWLPNVFGVKVGNNNTTGEMHESGWIPGIDMGAAGEIYGLVLLAVLLGIGYWVVLNRTRFGFDLRASGASETAAAASGVDPRRMVLTAMLLSGGIAGLAGLPILLGDTHTYSLNFPTGIGFLGIGIALLGRNSPVGIAFAALLWAWLDKASPELDFHGYDKEIAVIMQGLIVLSVVVSYEAVREWGLRRQQRRVGAELAAGHVLGTNNTTKEVAGR, encoded by the coding sequence ATGAAGAAGTTCGACAAGGAGCGCGTGCTCCTCGCGGTGGCCGGACCGGTCATCGCGCTCGCCGTGGCCTTCGTGCTGAGCGCGATCGTGCTGGTCGCCTCCGGCAAGAACCCGGTCGAGCCGTTCGCCCTCATGTTCGAGCAGGCGTCGTTCTCCGACATCCAGGTCCTGATCATCAACCAGGCCTCGATGTACTACATCGCGGCGCTCGCGGTGGCCATCGGCTTCCGGATGAACCTGTTCAACATCGGCGTCGACGGCCAGTACCAGCTCGCCGCCATGATGGCCGCCATCGTCGGCGCCCACATGAACCTGCCGGCCGTGATCCAGGTCCCGCTGCTGCTCCTCACCGCCGTCCTCACCGGCGCCTTCTGGTCCGGCATCGCCGGTGTCCTCAAGGTCACCCGCGGCGTCAGCGAGGTCGTCGCGACGATCATGCTCAACGCGATCGCCACCTCCGTGATCGCCTACCTGTGGCTGCCGAACGTCTTCGGCGTCAAGGTCGGCAACAACAACACCACCGGCGAGATGCACGAGTCCGGCTGGATCCCCGGCATCGACATGGGCGCGGCCGGCGAGATCTACGGCCTGGTGCTGCTCGCCGTCCTGCTCGGCATCGGCTACTGGGTCGTCCTCAACCGCACCCGCTTCGGCTTCGACCTGCGCGCCTCCGGCGCCTCCGAGACCGCCGCGGCGGCCAGCGGCGTCGACCCCAGGCGCATGGTGCTCACCGCCATGCTGCTCTCCGGCGGCATCGCCGGCCTGGCCGGTCTGCCGATCCTGCTCGGCGACACCCACACCTACAGCCTGAACTTCCCCACCGGCATCGGCTTCCTCGGCATCGGCATCGCCCTGCTCGGCCGCAACAGCCCCGTGGGCATCGCCTTCGCCGCCCTGCTGTGGGCCTGGCTCGACAAGGCCTCGCCGGAGCTGGACTTCCACGGCTACGACAAGGAGATCGCGGTCATCATGCAGGGCCTGATCGTGCTCTCGGTCGTCGTCTCCTACGAGGCCGTCCGCGAGTGGGGCCTGCGCCGCCAGCAGCGCCGGGTCGGCGCCGAACTGGCCGCCGGTCACGTCCTCGGCACCAACAACACCACGAAGGAGGTGGCTGGCCGATGA
- a CDS encoding ABC transporter permease yields the protein MTTATDLNQPTLQPAAPTGRRLTLPVLLLIIAGGLALTSIVRIITGADGITNVSQMSTALQLAVPIGLAGLGGLWAERAGVVNIGLEGMMILGTWFGAWAGFQWGPWTGVLVGIIGGCLGGLLHALVTVTFNVNHIVSGVAINILALGATRYLAPLAFEGHAGGSAKQSPAVDSLGNFTVPGLSDALRDLNDKGWFLISDIAGLLGGLVTNVSWLTLVAVALIPATWWILWRTAFGLRLRSCGENPVAAESLGVNVYKYKYIAVVISGGLAGLGGVFLSIVANPFYLEGQVSGRGFIGLAAMIFGNWMPGGLALGAGLFGYTDSLNLRGGSANVHALLLLGALLLVIGAIWLVVRKKYVPAVITLVCGALVFAWYATTDEVPNQVVSATPYVITLVVLALSAQRLRMPKADGLPYRKGQGK from the coding sequence ATGACCACCGCGACCGACCTCAACCAGCCCACGCTGCAGCCCGCGGCGCCGACCGGCCGCCGCCTGACGCTGCCCGTCCTGCTGCTGATCATCGCCGGCGGACTGGCGCTCACCTCGATCGTCCGCATCATCACCGGCGCCGACGGCATCACCAACGTCAGCCAGATGTCCACCGCGCTCCAGCTCGCCGTGCCGATCGGCCTCGCCGGCCTCGGCGGTCTGTGGGCCGAGCGCGCGGGCGTGGTCAACATCGGCCTCGAGGGCATGATGATCCTCGGCACCTGGTTCGGCGCCTGGGCCGGCTTCCAGTGGGGGCCGTGGACCGGTGTCCTGGTGGGTATCATCGGCGGCTGCCTCGGCGGCCTGCTGCACGCCTTGGTCACCGTCACCTTCAACGTCAACCACATCGTCTCCGGTGTGGCGATCAACATCCTCGCCCTCGGCGCCACCCGCTACCTCGCGCCGCTCGCCTTCGAGGGCCACGCGGGCGGCTCCGCCAAGCAGTCCCCGGCGGTCGACTCCCTCGGCAACTTCACTGTGCCGGGACTCTCCGACGCGCTCCGGGACCTCAACGACAAGGGCTGGTTCCTGATCTCCGACATCGCGGGCCTGCTCGGCGGCCTGGTCACCAACGTCTCCTGGCTGACCCTGGTCGCCGTGGCGCTGATCCCCGCCACCTGGTGGATCCTGTGGCGCACGGCGTTCGGCCTGCGGCTGCGCTCCTGCGGCGAGAACCCGGTGGCCGCCGAGTCCCTCGGCGTCAACGTCTACAAGTACAAGTACATCGCCGTCGTCATCTCCGGCGGTCTGGCCGGTCTCGGCGGTGTCTTCCTGTCCATCGTGGCCAACCCCTTCTACCTGGAGGGCCAGGTCAGCGGCCGCGGCTTCATCGGCCTCGCGGCCATGATCTTCGGCAACTGGATGCCGGGCGGCCTCGCCCTCGGCGCGGGCCTGTTCGGCTACACCGACAGCCTCAACCTGCGCGGCGGCTCCGCCAACGTCCACGCGCTGCTGCTGCTCGGCGCGCTGCTGCTGGTCATCGGCGCGATCTGGCTGGTGGTCCGCAAGAAGTACGTCCCGGCCGTGATCACCCTGGTCTGCGGTGCCCTGGTGTTCGCCTGGTACGCGACCACCGACGAGGTCCCGAACCAGGTCGTCTCCGCCACGCCGTACGTCATCACCCTGGTGGTCCTCGCGCTGTCCGCCCAGCGGCTGCGGATGCCGAAGGCGGACGGGCTGCCGTACCGGAAGGGACAGGGCAAGTGA
- a CDS encoding cytidine deaminase, with protein sequence MTDAGGAADRSADRSVDWEKLRAVARDAMSRAYAPYSRYPVGVAAQVDDGRIISGCNVENASYGLGLCAECGLVSELHNTGGGRLTHFTCVDRNGDTLVPCGRCRQLLYEFGGPDLLLETPAGILPLSEMLPQAFGPDHLST encoded by the coding sequence GTGACCGACGCCGGCGGGGCCGCCGACCGGTCCGCCGACCGGTCCGTCGACTGGGAGAAGCTGCGTGCGGTGGCCCGGGACGCCATGTCCCGGGCGTACGCCCCCTACTCCCGGTACCCGGTCGGTGTGGCGGCCCAGGTGGACGACGGCCGGATCATCTCCGGCTGCAACGTCGAGAACGCCTCGTACGGGCTCGGGCTGTGCGCCGAGTGCGGCCTGGTGTCGGAGCTGCACAACACCGGCGGTGGCCGCCTGACGCACTTCACCTGCGTCGACCGCAACGGCGACACGCTCGTGCCGTGCGGGCGCTGCCGCCAGCTGCTGTACGAGTTCGGCGGCCCGGACCTCCTGCTGGAGACCCCGGCGGGCATCCTGCCGCTGTCGGAGATGCTGCCCCAGGCCTTCGGCCCGGACCACCTCAGCACGTAA
- a CDS encoding thymidine phosphorylase translates to MDAISVIRTKRDRGELSDEQIDWVIDAYTRGEVADEQMSALAMAILLNGMNRREIARWTAAMIASGERMDFSSLSRPTADKHSTGGVGDKITLPLAPLVAACGAAVPQLSGRGLGHTGGTLDKLESIPGWRALLSNEEMLRVLDTTGAVICAAGDGLAPADKKLYALRDVTGTVEAIPLIASSIMSKKIAEGTGSLVLDVKVGTGAFMKTIEDARELASTMVGLGTDHGVKTVALLTDMSTPLGLTAGNALEVRESVEVLAGGGPADVVELTIALAREMLDAAGIKDADPAKALADGSAMDVWRRMIAAQGGDPDAELPVAREQHVIKAPASGVLTRLDAYDIGVAAWRLGAGRARKEDPVQAGAGVELHAKPGDRITEGQPLLTLHTDTPERFDYALQALDGSYDISAPGTAFTATPVVLERIA, encoded by the coding sequence ATGGACGCCATCTCCGTCATCCGCACCAAGCGGGACCGCGGCGAACTCAGCGACGAGCAGATCGACTGGGTCATCGACGCGTACACCCGCGGGGAGGTGGCCGACGAGCAGATGTCGGCCCTCGCGATGGCCATCCTCCTCAACGGCATGAACCGCCGTGAGATCGCCCGCTGGACCGCCGCGATGATCGCCTCCGGCGAGCGCATGGACTTCTCGTCCCTGTCCCGCCCGACGGCGGACAAGCACTCCACGGGCGGCGTCGGCGACAAGATCACCCTGCCCCTGGCGCCTCTGGTCGCCGCCTGCGGCGCGGCCGTCCCGCAGCTCTCGGGCCGCGGCCTCGGCCACACCGGCGGCACGCTGGACAAGCTGGAGTCGATCCCAGGCTGGCGGGCCCTGCTCTCCAACGAGGAGATGCTGCGTGTCCTGGACACCACCGGCGCGGTGATCTGCGCGGCGGGCGACGGCCTGGCCCCCGCCGACAAGAAGCTCTACGCCCTCCGCGACGTCACGGGCACGGTCGAGGCGATCCCGCTGATCGCGTCGTCGATCATGTCGAAGAAGATCGCCGAGGGCACGGGCTCGCTGGTCCTGGACGTGAAGGTCGGCACGGGCGCCTTCATGAAGACCATCGAGGACGCCCGCGAACTGGCCTCCACCATGGTGGGCCTGGGCACCGACCACGGGGTGAAGACGGTCGCGCTCCTCACGGACATGTCCACCCCGCTCGGCCTGACGGCGGGCAACGCCCTGGAGGTCCGCGAGTCGGTCGAGGTCCTGGCGGGCGGCGGCCCGGCGGACGTGGTCGAGCTGACGATCGCCCTGGCCCGCGAGATGCTCGACGCCGCGGGCATCAAGGACGCCGACCCGGCGAAGGCCCTGGCCGACGGCTCGGCGATGGACGTCTGGCGCCGCATGATCGCGGCCCAGGGCGGCGACCCGGACGCGGAGCTGCCGGTGGCCCGCGAACAGCACGTGATCAAGGCCCCGGCCTCCGGCGTCCTGACCCGCCTGGACGCCTACGACATCGGCGTCGCGGCCTGGCGCCTGGGCGCGGGCCGCGCCCGCAAGGAGGACCCGGTCCAGGCGGGCGCGGGCGTGGAACTGCACGCCAAGCCCGGCGACCGGATCACCGAGGGCCAGCCCCTGCTGACCCTGCACACGGACACGCCGGAACGCTTCGACTACGCACTCCAGGCGCTGGACGGCTCCTACGACATCTCAGCCCCGGGCACGGCCTTCACGGCGACGCCGGTGGTGCTGGAACGTATCGCCTGA
- a CDS encoding AEC family transporter: MRGVLSGFAVIAVVIGVGYLIGRRGYLGDGGREVLTKLAFHVASPALLFTTLARADLSVVFSDRLLVTALSTAVAAGVFVAVGAVRGWGVGRTTIGALCSSYVNSGNLGIPIAVYVLGDASLVAPVLLFQLVGVTPVALTILDLAQGGEKRPLWQRLLTPLRNPIALGSLAGVAASASGVGLPGPLMDPLTLIGNMSVPAVLLAFGISLRGSTLPLRGAERAPVLLAVALKSFLQPLAAWALAAGAFGLHGAPLLDVVVTSALPAAQNLFTYASGYRVGEVLAREAILLSTGVAVPVLVVVAALLG, translated from the coding sequence GTGCGGGGGGTGCTGAGCGGCTTCGCGGTCATCGCCGTCGTCATCGGGGTCGGCTATCTGATCGGCCGCCGGGGGTATCTGGGGGACGGCGGGCGCGAGGTCCTGACGAAGCTGGCGTTCCACGTGGCGTCCCCGGCCCTGCTCTTCACGACGCTGGCGCGGGCCGACCTGTCGGTGGTCTTCTCCGACCGGCTGCTGGTGACGGCGCTGAGCACGGCGGTGGCGGCGGGGGTCTTCGTGGCGGTCGGTGCCGTACGCGGGTGGGGCGTGGGCCGGACGACGATCGGCGCGCTGTGCTCCAGCTACGTCAACTCCGGGAACCTCGGCATCCCGATCGCCGTGTACGTGCTCGGTGACGCGTCGCTGGTCGCGCCGGTGCTGCTGTTCCAGCTGGTCGGTGTCACGCCGGTGGCGCTCACGATCCTGGACCTGGCGCAGGGCGGTGAGAAGCGGCCCCTGTGGCAACGCCTGCTCACCCCGCTGCGCAACCCGATAGCCCTGGGCTCCCTGGCCGGTGTGGCGGCCTCCGCGTCGGGCGTCGGGCTGCCCGGGCCGCTGATGGACCCCCTGACCCTCATCGGCAACATGTCGGTCCCGGCCGTGCTCCTCGCCTTCGGCATCTCGCTGCGGGGCAGCACGCTGCCGCTGCGCGGGGCGGAACGGGCTCCCGTCCTGCTCGCCGTCGCCCTCAAGTCCTTCCTCCAGCCCCTGGCCGCCTGGGCCCTGGCCGCGGGCGCCTTCGGCCTCCACGGAGCACCCCTGCTCGACGTGGTGGTGACGTCCGCCCTGCCGGCCGCGCAGAACCTGTTCACGTACGCGAGCGGCTACCGGGTGGGCGAGGTCCTGGCGAGGGAGGCGATCTTGTTGTCGACGGGGGTGGCGGTGCCGGTTCTGGTGGTGGTGGCGGCGCTGCTCGGATGA